In Acipenser ruthenus chromosome 6, fAciRut3.2 maternal haplotype, whole genome shotgun sequence, the following proteins share a genomic window:
- the LOC117411576 gene encoding transmembrane protein 200A-like → MIATGGVITGLAALKRQDSARSQHHLPLPTPPSPQEKKRAKRKPRADVVVVRGKIRLNSPSGFFLILGILISMIGIAMAMLGYWPQKEHVLTAESKLSTKDTQVTRDHGGMVAQFFEQHLHSEKMKMLGPFTMGIGIFIFICANALLHENRDKETKVIHMRDIYSTVIDIHSLRIKEQKCMNGAFTGPIGESEMKKYENQCASKLAANTLLTFSDLGNDVRVTRRESSIEDYGLSDEPKGGSNLLLPIRKEGSGSIFGLQTASSRLKDDKNVNSKKCETKSIVSSSISAFTLPVIKLNNCVIDEPDIDNITEDSEFSRGKSRQPSMDSLAVPSMDITETYKPPSPMLLMSSSAIESPTFLSLSPGSASGTYLSPGAARKDFGSNASLHMLSAHSKSLDLDRGPSMLTVQPEQRKHPSWPRLDRSNSKGYTKLEDNEDPMDRLLVPQTSNKRDYTKKEKLLMISRSHNNLCFEHDEFMSNTLKRGTSETRF, encoded by the coding sequence ATGATAGCAACTGGGGGTGTAATAACAGGGCTGGCAGCCTTAAAGAGGCAGGACTCGGCCAGATCCCAGCACCATCTGCCTTTGCCTACACCACCCTCTCCGCAGGAGAAAAAGAGAGCAAAGCGGAAGCCCCGGGCAGATGTGGTGGTTGTTAGGGGCAAGATCAGATTAAACTCCCCTTCTGGGTTTTTTCTTATTCTTGGGATATTGATCTCAATGATCGGGATTGCAATGGCAATGCTTGGTTACTGGCCCCAAAAGGAGCATGTCTTAACAGCAGAATCAAAACTATCAACTAAAGACACACAAGTTACACGTGACCATGGCGGGATGGTGGCTCAGTTTTTTGAGCAGCACTTGCATtctgaaaaaatgaaaatgctggGACCTTTCACCATGGGCATCggcatctttatttttatttgtgctaATGCCTTACTACACGAGAACAGAGACAAGGAGACCAAAGTGATACACATGAGAGATATCTACTCCACTGTTATTGACATACACAGCCTGAGGATCAAAGAACAGAAGTGCATGAATGGGGCCTTCACTGGTCCAATTGGGGAATCCGAGATGAAAAAGTATGAGAACCAATGTGCTTCGAAGTTAGCTGCTAATACTCTGTTGACTTTCTCTGACCTTGGTAATGATGTCAGAGTGACACGGCGAGAGAGCTCTATTGAGGATTATGGTTTATCTGATGAACCCAAGGGAGGCTCAAACCTCCTACTTCCAATACGCAAAGAAGGATCTGGTTCTATCTTTGGCCTCCAGACAGCAAGCAGCAGGCTAAAAGATGACAAAAATGTTAACTCTAAAAAATGTGAAACCAAGTCTATTGTCTCCTCTTCAATTAGCGCTTTCACACTTCCTGTAATTAAACTGAATAACTGTGTGATTGATGAGCCTGATATAGATAACATAACAGAGGACTCTGAGTTCAGCAGAGGTAAATCTCGACAGCCTTCCATGGATTCCCTAGCAGTTCCTTCAATGGATATCACTGAAACATACAAACCTCCCAGCCCTATGCTTCTAATGAGCAGTTCAGCTATAGAGTCCCCTACCTTCTTATCCCTCTCTCCAGGATCAGCAAGTGGGACATACTTATCGCCTGGAGCTGCCCGGAAAGATTTTGGTTCCAACGCTTCCCTCCACATGCTATCTGCCCATTCCAAATCCTTAGATTTAGATAGAGGACCTTCCATGTTAACTGTTCAGCCTGAACAAAGGAAACATCCAAGCTGGCCAAGACTGGACCGCAGCAACAGCAAAGGATACACAAAACTCGAGGATAATGAGGATCCAATGGACAGATTGCTGGTCCCACAGACATCAAACAAAAGGGATTATACTAAAAAGGAAAAACTGCTTATGATCTCAAGGTCTCACAATAATCTGTGTTTTGAACATGATGAATTTATGAGCAACACCTTAAAGCGAGGGACATCGGAAACAAGATtctaa